The Hyphomonas sediminis genome contains a region encoding:
- a CDS encoding FAD-binding oxidoreductase — protein sequence METATATQTVAAILKQILGPSGYSEELAARELFSQDIWAKGVTADFIATPETVEQLQQTVAACHEHNIALNPRGGGMSYTSSTTPDRPGVGILDLSRLDKIVEINKDDMYVTAQAGVSWKQLYDALKPLGLRTPFWGPLSGLNSTVGGGLSQGNAIFGAGIYGTTADSVTGLTVILADGTPVRTGTGATKVGKPFWRYYGPDLTGLFCGDSGALGFKAEITFRLIPWPEFEDWATFEFSSREACANAMAAVARQNLACEVFGFDPSLTRVRLKRASLAADTKTLANVVKAQGNLLKGLQEGAKIAMAGRNFMESDSWSLHVVVEGRSKAGVADDMKRLKAVCAAVGGKESENSIPKIVRANPFTAPNTILGAEGERWVPVHGIVSVSDGPKVWKALEDYFASLSEEFTKYEILTGFLISSLGTTAYLIEPVFMWPEEIFAIHEQTVEPAHLKKLKRFPPNPDATAAVTKARRGVVDIFDSYGAAHFQIGRCYPYSEVLSDASLNLLKAVKAMVDPKGNVNPGALGL from the coding sequence ATGGAAACCGCCACCGCCACGCAGACCGTTGCCGCCATCCTGAAACAGATCCTCGGGCCGTCAGGCTACAGCGAGGAGCTCGCCGCCCGCGAACTGTTCAGCCAGGACATCTGGGCCAAAGGCGTCACCGCCGACTTCATCGCCACCCCTGAAACCGTCGAACAACTTCAGCAGACCGTTGCGGCCTGCCACGAACACAACATCGCGCTGAACCCGCGCGGCGGCGGCATGTCCTATACCAGCTCCACCACGCCGGACCGTCCGGGCGTCGGCATTCTTGATCTCTCCCGCCTCGACAAGATCGTGGAGATCAACAAGGACGACATGTACGTCACCGCCCAGGCAGGCGTGTCGTGGAAACAGCTTTATGATGCGCTGAAGCCGCTCGGCCTGCGCACGCCTTTCTGGGGGCCGCTCTCCGGCCTCAACTCGACCGTCGGCGGCGGTCTCTCGCAAGGCAACGCCATCTTCGGCGCCGGCATCTACGGCACCACGGCTGACAGCGTTACCGGCCTCACCGTCATCCTCGCAGACGGAACGCCCGTGCGTACCGGCACAGGCGCCACCAAGGTCGGCAAGCCCTTCTGGCGCTATTACGGCCCGGATCTTACCGGTCTTTTCTGCGGCGATTCCGGCGCGCTCGGCTTCAAGGCAGAAATCACCTTCCGCCTCATTCCGTGGCCGGAGTTTGAAGACTGGGCAACCTTCGAGTTTTCCAGCCGCGAAGCCTGCGCCAACGCGATGGCCGCCGTGGCCCGCCAGAACCTCGCCTGCGAAGTCTTCGGCTTCGATCCCTCGCTCACCCGCGTCCGCCTGAAGCGCGCCTCTCTGGCTGCCGACACGAAAACGCTCGCCAATGTCGTCAAGGCGCAGGGCAATCTCCTGAAAGGTCTTCAGGAAGGCGCCAAGATCGCCATGGCTGGCCGCAACTTCATGGAATCCGACAGCTGGAGCCTGCACGTCGTCGTCGAAGGCCGCTCCAAGGCTGGCGTGGCAGACGATATGAAACGCCTCAAAGCGGTTTGCGCCGCTGTGGGTGGCAAGGAGTCGGAAAACTCCATTCCCAAGATCGTCCGGGCAAACCCTTTCACGGCGCCGAACACCATTCTCGGCGCAGAAGGCGAACGTTGGGTTCCCGTCCACGGCATCGTCTCGGTTTCCGATGGCCCGAAGGTCTGGAAAGCTCTGGAAGACTATTTCGCTTCGCTCTCCGAAGAGTTCACGAAATACGAAATCCTAACCGGCTTCCTCATCAGCTCGCTGGGCACCACCGCTTACCTGATCGAACCGGTCTTCATGTGGCCGGAGGAAATCTTCGCCATCCACGAGCAGACCGTTGAACCTGCTCACCTCAAAAAGCTGAAGCGCTTCCCCCCCAATCCGGATGCCACCGCCGCCGTGACGAAGGCCCGCCGCGGCGTGGTGGATATCTTCGACTCCTATGGCGCTGCCCACTTCCAGATTGGCCGCTGCTATCCTTATTCTGAAGTCCTGAGCGATGCCTCGCTGAACCTGCTTAAAGCAGTCAAGGCAATGGTTGACCCCAAAGGCAATGTGAACCCCGGAGCCCTCGGCCTGTGA
- a CDS encoding amidase: MTPIERFKHYAGRIARYNPAIHAFIHLRLEEAEAEAQAAQARFQDGKPLSAIDGWCFAVKANIAVKGLPHHAGIGAYRDVIAPEDAEVVRRLKAAGAVVLGIVNMHEGALGATTDNPFFGRTQNPRKEGYTPGGSSGGSGAAVSAGLCDVALGSDTMGSVRIPSAYCGTQGIKPGAGLVSEDGVLALSTTLDTVGPHARDVESLRAALSVMTGQALNAEPVSLNGLRIAVWGAGREGIQDAVEDGFSVAVSRIEAAGAEASVAEPPGYQYGRSRRAGLLISEVEASAIHAEKLGSDPEGFSKFFRKLMAWGVARPAEEVELAYEQVRQIEAAAGRIFEAHDFVIAPVAPQTAFSFDEPVPENQADFTAWANFAGLPAAAVYTGLSPAGMPLSLQVIGPKGSDGRVLDVAAALETLFGAPQVPLALQR, translated from the coding sequence ATGACACCGATCGAGCGCTTCAAGCATTATGCCGGACGCATTGCGCGGTATAATCCGGCGATCCACGCCTTCATTCACCTGCGCCTTGAAGAGGCCGAAGCTGAGGCGCAGGCCGCGCAGGCGCGGTTTCAGGACGGCAAGCCCCTATCCGCAATTGACGGCTGGTGCTTTGCCGTGAAGGCAAACATTGCCGTGAAGGGCCTGCCGCATCATGCGGGGATCGGCGCGTATCGTGACGTGATTGCGCCTGAGGATGCGGAGGTCGTCCGCCGGCTGAAAGCGGCTGGGGCTGTGGTTCTTGGCATTGTGAACATGCATGAAGGCGCGCTGGGCGCGACGACGGACAATCCCTTCTTCGGGCGAACGCAAAATCCGCGGAAGGAAGGATATACACCGGGCGGATCTTCCGGCGGCTCCGGCGCGGCGGTTTCGGCAGGGCTGTGCGATGTGGCGCTGGGCTCCGATACGATGGGCTCCGTGCGCATCCCTTCAGCCTATTGCGGCACGCAAGGCATCAAGCCGGGCGCGGGGCTGGTTTCCGAAGATGGTGTGTTGGCACTGTCCACGACGCTCGACACCGTTGGCCCACACGCGCGCGATGTGGAGAGCCTTCGGGCGGCGCTGAGCGTGATGACCGGGCAGGCGCTGAATGCGGAACCTGTCTCGCTGAACGGCTTGCGCATTGCTGTTTGGGGCGCGGGCCGTGAAGGCATTCAGGATGCAGTGGAAGATGGCTTTTCTGTCGCAGTATCGCGGATCGAGGCGGCGGGCGCCGAGGCAAGCGTGGCCGAGCCGCCGGGATACCAATATGGCCGTTCCCGCCGGGCGGGCCTGCTGATTTCGGAAGTGGAGGCCAGCGCCATCCATGCGGAGAAGTTGGGAAGCGACCCGGAAGGCTTCTCGAAGTTTTTCCGTAAGCTGATGGCATGGGGCGTGGCGCGGCCCGCCGAAGAGGTTGAGCTGGCTTATGAGCAGGTGCGCCAGATCGAGGCGGCGGCGGGGCGGATCTTCGAGGCGCATGACTTCGTGATTGCGCCTGTGGCGCCGCAGACGGCGTTTTCCTTCGATGAGCCCGTGCCGGAAAACCAGGCGGACTTCACGGCGTGGGCAAACTTTGCAGGACTGCCGGCGGCTGCGGTTTATACCGGGCTCAGCCCGGCGGGGATGCCGCTTTCCTTGCAGGTGATCGGGCCGAAGGGCAGCGATGGGCGCGTGCTGGATGTGGCTGCGGCGCTGGAAACGCTGTTTGGCGCGCCGCAGGTGCCCCTCGCGCTTCAGCGATAG
- a CDS encoding aldehyde dehydrogenase family protein — protein MTTRTLHVRNPRTGELDYQIQAAGPEEISATAQRLRAAQRGWTALPLAERGAALLRLADALVKFRTEITAALEIDTGRRRIAGLELDGAVASLRGWVAQAPTLLPEGWTQGRAMPHIRHAPQFVPYALTGVISPWNFPLTLSMIDTIPALLAGSAVIIKPSEVTPRFAAPMMAAIAEAGLEDILTFVQGDGATGAALIEAVDVICFTGSVATGRKVAAAAATKMIPAFLELGGKDPLIVTASADLEKATDAALRGSVLSTGQACQSIERIYVAAEIHDAFLKRLTEKAAAVRLNWPDISQGELGPIIFDKQAAILTAQIEDAKANGAAVLTGGTVENHGGGCWLLPTVLTNVSHQMKVMTEETFGPLLPVMPFATIDEALALANDTEYGLSAAVFAGTLEEAEAVAAGIEAGAVSLNDAALTGIFYEAEKHSFKLSGLGGSRMGPAGFQRFLRRKALIANTGAPAPLSAFAEDAS, from the coding sequence GTGACAACCCGCACCCTGCACGTCCGCAATCCCCGCACCGGCGAACTGGACTATCAGATCCAGGCCGCCGGCCCGGAGGAAATCTCCGCGACCGCCCAGCGCCTGCGCGCCGCGCAGCGTGGCTGGACAGCCCTGCCCCTGGCAGAGCGCGGCGCTGCCCTTCTGCGTCTTGCAGACGCGCTGGTGAAATTCCGTACGGAGATCACCGCCGCCCTCGAGATCGACACCGGCCGCCGCCGCATTGCGGGGCTGGAACTCGATGGCGCGGTTGCCTCCCTGCGCGGCTGGGTCGCCCAGGCGCCAACCCTCCTGCCAGAGGGCTGGACGCAAGGCCGCGCCATGCCCCACATCCGCCACGCGCCGCAATTCGTCCCCTATGCGCTAACGGGCGTCATCTCGCCCTGGAACTTCCCGCTCACCCTGTCGATGATCGACACCATCCCGGCCCTGCTGGCGGGCTCTGCCGTCATCATCAAGCCATCGGAAGTCACCCCCCGCTTTGCCGCGCCGATGATGGCCGCCATCGCCGAGGCCGGCCTTGAAGACATCCTCACCTTCGTCCAGGGCGACGGCGCCACCGGCGCAGCCCTGATCGAGGCGGTCGATGTCATCTGCTTCACCGGCTCGGTCGCCACAGGCCGCAAGGTCGCTGCCGCTGCCGCCACGAAGATGATCCCCGCCTTCCTCGAGCTTGGCGGCAAGGACCCTCTCATCGTTACCGCCAGCGCAGACCTTGAAAAGGCGACCGACGCGGCCCTGCGCGGCTCTGTCCTCTCCACCGGCCAGGCCTGCCAGTCCATCGAGCGTATCTACGTCGCCGCAGAAATCCATGACGCGTTCCTCAAACGCCTCACGGAAAAAGCCGCCGCCGTCCGCCTCAACTGGCCCGACATTTCGCAAGGCGAACTCGGCCCCATCATCTTCGACAAGCAGGCCGCCATCCTCACCGCCCAGATCGAAGACGCAAAGGCAAACGGCGCCGCCGTCCTCACCGGCGGCACAGTCGAGAACCATGGCGGCGGCTGCTGGCTCCTGCCCACCGTCCTCACAAATGTCAGCCATCAGATGAAGGTGATGACCGAAGAAACCTTCGGTCCTCTCCTCCCCGTCATGCCGTTCGCCACCATCGACGAGGCCCTCGCCCTCGCCAACGACACCGAATACGGCCTCTCCGCCGCCGTCTTCGCCGGCACGCTCGAAGAAGCCGAAGCCGTCGCTGCCGGCATCGAGGCAGGTGCCGTCAGCCTGAATGACGCCGCCCTCACCGGCATTTTCTACGAAGCGGAGAAGCACTCCTTCAAGCTTTCCGGCCTCGGCGGCAGCCGCATGGGCCCAGCCGGCTTCCAGCGCTTCTTGCGGCGCAAGGCGCTGATCGCTAACACCGGCGCGCCCGCCCCGCTTTCCGCCTTCGCAGAGGACGCCTCATGA
- a CDS encoding GntR family transcriptional regulator — MAADSSLILTADLIAEDAGIPLYQQIYDLLRAKIVSGELGLNMRLPAEQELTEMLGVSRITVKRALNELAVAGFVRRQRGIGTVITFDAAAPTVKGSFENLIDGLTRMGVETEVQLLDCTMASASPAICETLELPNNASVQRIVRLRRLGGEPFSYLVTYVPEDISEGYSEDELATESLIKLLEKAGYAPVEAEQTIMAEAAEPAVAANLGVAPGSPLLRIHRIMRDKNGRPVQDITAHYRADRFQYHMRLTRNTARQKDWKTDS; from the coding sequence ATGGCGGCCGACTCGTCCCTTATCCTGACTGCCGATCTCATCGCTGAAGATGCCGGCATCCCCCTCTACCAGCAGATTTATGATCTGCTCCGCGCGAAGATCGTCAGCGGCGAACTGGGCCTCAATATGCGCCTGCCGGCGGAGCAGGAGCTGACAGAAATGCTCGGCGTGTCGCGCATCACCGTCAAGCGCGCCCTCAACGAGCTGGCCGTGGCCGGCTTCGTGCGCCGCCAGCGCGGCATCGGCACGGTCATCACCTTCGATGCCGCCGCCCCCACGGTCAAAGGCTCCTTTGAAAACCTCATCGATGGCCTCACCCGGATGGGCGTCGAAACGGAAGTCCAGCTGCTCGATTGCACGATGGCGTCCGCCAGTCCCGCAATCTGCGAAACTCTGGAGCTGCCCAATAACGCCTCCGTCCAGCGCATCGTGCGCCTCCGCCGTCTGGGCGGGGAGCCCTTCTCCTATCTTGTCACCTACGTCCCGGAAGATATTTCCGAGGGCTATTCGGAAGATGAGTTGGCCACGGAGTCCCTCATCAAGCTTCTGGAGAAGGCCGGCTACGCGCCTGTGGAAGCCGAACAGACCATTATGGCAGAAGCGGCAGAGCCCGCCGTTGCGGCCAATCTGGGTGTCGCGCCCGGCTCTCCGCTCCTGCGCATTCATCGCATCATGCGCGACAAGAATGGCCGCCCCGTGCAGGACATCACCGCCCATTACCGGGCTGACCGTTTTCAGTACCATATGCGCCTGACCCGCAACACGGCGCGTCAGAAAGACTGGAAAACAGACAGCTGA
- a CDS encoding DUF1838 family protein, with amino-acid sequence MLRFALTGVTVLLAACASTAGGAAPVAETAVAETAAQLTDADVFRTWIEARAGNGQPVHWVSEGAVYAYPSGEKIMGMVGFDSSRVIWPEGEDGEVIHLTRKTFTYTDPVTGEILTELNGQPVVPIAYPYQVIRYRMKDGLIYADVEQGVEPRVQKIESKDGIIARKVGDSWAFTAPLFLNFPLPNGGQYEAWENYDFFVHPEGSVNQPYQMTWQRLGDLPAWAGGGTGIYHLLSHRVDTVDAFPPALLAWAEAEKAMWLAPPASLEEVRTLQQGEGSAGFSQ; translated from the coding sequence ATGCTCCGATTTGCCCTGACCGGTGTGACTGTTTTGCTTGCCGCGTGCGCTTCGACTGCAGGCGGCGCAGCGCCTGTTGCGGAGACCGCTGTTGCCGAAACGGCGGCCCAGCTCACCGATGCAGACGTGTTCCGGACCTGGATCGAGGCGCGCGCCGGGAATGGGCAACCGGTCCATTGGGTGTCAGAAGGGGCGGTCTACGCTTACCCGTCGGGCGAGAAGATCATGGGAATGGTCGGCTTCGACAGCTCACGCGTGATCTGGCCTGAGGGCGAAGACGGCGAAGTGATCCATCTGACCCGCAAGACCTTCACCTATACAGATCCTGTGACCGGCGAGATTCTGACGGAGCTGAATGGCCAGCCTGTTGTGCCGATTGCCTATCCCTATCAGGTAATCCGTTACCGGATGAAAGACGGCCTGATCTATGCCGATGTGGAGCAGGGCGTTGAGCCGCGGGTGCAGAAGATCGAATCGAAGGATGGCATCATTGCACGCAAGGTGGGCGATAGCTGGGCGTTTACGGCGCCGCTGTTCCTGAACTTTCCGTTGCCGAATGGCGGGCAGTATGAGGCCTGGGAAAACTATGACTTCTTCGTTCACCCCGAGGGCAGCGTGAACCAGCCCTACCAGATGACCTGGCAAAGGCTGGGGGATCTTCCAGCATGGGCGGGCGGCGGCACGGGGATCTATCACCTGTTGAGCCACCGCGTTGATACGGTCGATGCGTTTCCGCCCGCGCTGCTGGCCTGGGCCGAGGCAGAGAAGGCGATGTGGCTGGCGCCGCCGGCAAGCCTGGAGGAAGTTCGCACCCTGCAACAAGGCGAGGGCAGCGCTGGCTTCAGCCAGTAG
- a CDS encoding MmgE/PrpD family protein encodes MSGQIIPVTQSSQTLIEALAGVLAAEVSEADRARAKLHLLDWAGCAVAGRAEPAGRILLAGLEPTAAGRAFAWGGLGNILEMDDVDKRGLLHPGPSIIPAVIAAAVDKPPPIERILNAIVRGYEATIRLGRAVGPGHYALWHNTGTCGAIGAAAACASLMELDVPETAHALALAVSQSAGLWQTRHEPASMGKQLHCSVAARAGLDAARLAAAGFRGPLSILEGKQGFFAAMCPGADPAGVLAGSAGWRIHEVSFKPWPACRHAHATIDAALALRERVNVLDTDGDILVETYRDALVFCDKPEPKTVIEAKFSLQHSVAVVMLRGKPELADFTPGAIEAADVKAIRNRVKLCLSEAFECQYPARFGASVSFAGETASAPDALGDPENPVGGDVLLGKANALFEAGGLTPKEAAGLIAAVEAGVPELPDLICKVLA; translated from the coding sequence ATGTCCGGACAAATTATTCCCGTTACGCAGTCTTCGCAAACCCTCATTGAGGCGCTTGCTGGCGTGCTTGCTGCGGAAGTGAGCGAAGCGGACCGCGCGCGGGCGAAGCTGCACCTGCTTGACTGGGCGGGTTGCGCGGTTGCGGGGCGGGCGGAGCCGGCCGGGCGCATCCTGCTGGCGGGACTGGAGCCGACGGCGGCCGGGCGGGCATTCGCCTGGGGCGGGCTGGGCAACATTCTGGAAATGGATGATGTGGACAAGCGCGGATTGCTGCATCCGGGGCCGAGCATCATTCCCGCAGTGATCGCGGCGGCGGTGGATAAGCCCCCCCCGATCGAGCGGATTCTCAACGCGATTGTGCGTGGATACGAAGCGACGATTCGGCTCGGCCGGGCGGTGGGGCCGGGGCATTATGCCCTGTGGCACAATACCGGCACCTGCGGGGCGATTGGCGCGGCAGCGGCCTGCGCGAGCCTGATGGAGCTGGATGTTCCGGAGACGGCGCATGCGCTGGCGCTGGCGGTGAGCCAGTCGGCAGGACTGTGGCAGACGCGGCATGAACCGGCGAGCATGGGCAAGCAGTTGCACTGCAGTGTTGCCGCGCGCGCGGGACTGGACGCGGCAAGGTTGGCGGCGGCGGGATTTCGTGGGCCGCTGAGCATTCTGGAAGGCAAGCAGGGCTTCTTCGCGGCGATGTGCCCTGGCGCCGATCCTGCTGGCGTGCTTGCAGGATCGGCGGGCTGGCGCATCCATGAGGTGAGCTTCAAGCCGTGGCCGGCGTGCCGCCATGCGCATGCCACGATCGATGCGGCGCTGGCGCTGCGCGAGCGGGTGAATGTGCTGGATACGGACGGAGATATCCTCGTCGAAACTTATCGCGACGCACTGGTGTTCTGCGACAAGCCAGAGCCGAAAACGGTGATCGAGGCGAAGTTTTCGCTGCAGCATTCGGTGGCCGTGGTGATGCTGCGCGGCAAGCCGGAGCTGGCCGACTTTACGCCGGGCGCCATAGAGGCGGCTGATGTCAAAGCGATACGAAACCGTGTCAAACTGTGTCTTTCTGAGGCATTTGAGTGCCAATACCCGGCACGTTTCGGCGCTTCCGTGTCGTTTGCGGGCGAAACCGCCTCCGCGCCCGACGCTTTGGGGGACCCGGAAAATCCGGTTGGGGGCGATGTGCTGCTCGGCAAGGCAAATGCCCTGTTTGAGGCGGGCGGCCTTACACCCAAGGAGGCAGCTGGGCTGATCGCGGCGGTTGAGGCTGGCGTGCCGGAGCTGCCGGATCTGATCTGCAAGGTGCTGGCATGA
- a CDS encoding phenylacetate--CoA ligase family protein: protein MTDGHNTYFNAVDWAKMQGEHPTGDAFIAFAKKSRDEIRAHQEKLFKRLVERAWKTKFYQHHWGKAGIEPGDIKGLESLPSLPSFDKSDIMESIARNPPLGDFAGFEAYGPGERPPTIMHTTSGTTGTPQVLLFGAKSREVQNLLLGRLYRFQGLRPDDVVHSVYGHGMINGGHYVREAVTHWTSALFMSAGTGVETPSIKQVQLMKDFGTTVIVGFADYIKKLARVAVEQGIDPVKDLNIRMISGHLGREDKDTLSEAWGGADCFDWYGVGDTGCIAGEGPDRDGLYVMEDAQFLEIGDIDTGKPVAEGAEGDMICTCLFKDDIYPIIRFNTHDVTRMKAGQSSLGLNFQRIEGFLGRSDNMVKIRGINIFPQAMGPILEEDKAFAGEFICKARRDESGRDEFIVAAEVSGDASDAVADRFRALLKQKIGIDVAVELNAPGALAPLTQTEVRQKPIRLIDERFK, encoded by the coding sequence ATGACGGATGGACACAACACCTACTTCAATGCGGTCGACTGGGCAAAAATGCAGGGCGAGCATCCCACGGGAGACGCCTTCATTGCCTTTGCGAAGAAGAGCCGCGACGAGATCCGCGCGCATCAGGAGAAGCTGTTCAAGCGCCTTGTGGAGCGCGCCTGGAAGACGAAATTCTACCAGCACCATTGGGGCAAGGCCGGCATTGAGCCGGGCGACATCAAGGGGCTGGAATCGCTGCCCTCCCTGCCGAGCTTTGACAAGAGCGACATCATGGAGTCGATTGCGCGCAATCCTCCGCTGGGCGACTTTGCCGGATTTGAAGCCTATGGCCCCGGCGAGCGCCCGCCGACCATCATGCACACCACATCGGGCACTACGGGTACGCCGCAAGTGCTGCTGTTCGGGGCGAAATCCCGCGAAGTGCAGAACCTGCTTCTGGGCCGTCTCTACCGTTTCCAGGGCTTGCGCCCGGATGATGTGGTCCACTCCGTTTACGGACATGGCATGATCAATGGCGGACACTATGTTCGCGAGGCGGTGACACACTGGACGAGCGCGCTGTTCATGTCTGCCGGGACGGGCGTCGAGACGCCTTCGATCAAGCAGGTTCAGCTGATGAAAGATTTCGGCACCACGGTGATCGTGGGCTTTGCTGACTACATCAAGAAGCTGGCCCGCGTGGCTGTTGAGCAGGGTATCGACCCGGTGAAGGACCTGAACATCCGCATGATTTCCGGCCACCTTGGCCGCGAGGACAAGGACACGCTGTCTGAAGCCTGGGGCGGGGCAGATTGCTTCGACTGGTATGGCGTGGGCGATACGGGCTGTATTGCGGGCGAAGGCCCGGACCGGGATGGCCTCTATGTGATGGAAGACGCGCAGTTCCTGGAGATCGGCGATATCGACACTGGCAAGCCGGTGGCCGAGGGCGCAGAAGGCGACATGATCTGCACCTGTCTGTTCAAGGACGACATTTATCCGATCATCCGTTTCAACACGCATGACGTGACGCGCATGAAGGCCGGCCAATCGAGCCTTGGCCTGAACTTCCAGCGCATCGAGGGTTTCCTTGGCCGCTCGGACAACATGGTGAAGATCCGCGGGATCAACATTTTCCCGCAGGCGATGGGCCCGATCCTCGAAGAGGACAAGGCGTTTGCCGGCGAGTTCATCTGCAAGGCGCGGCGTGACGAGAGCGGCCGGGACGAGTTCATCGTGGCGGCCGAAGTGAGCGGCGACGCGAGCGACGCGGTGGCCGATCGCTTCCGCGCGCTGCTGAAGCAGAAAATCGGTATTGATGTGGCCGTGGAGCTGAACGCGCCGGGCGCGCTGGCGCCGCTGACGCAGACGGAAGTTCGCCAGAAGCCGATCCGCCTGATCGACGAGCGCTTCAAATGA
- a CDS encoding MmgE/PrpD family protein, with protein MSGAAEAFVSHALSLRWEAMPPAAQEAVKTFLLDSLGVGIAGAGSPLTANVRQAALAWAGAGDAHVWGQGSYRTSAANAAFVNGFQIHCQEFDCVHEPAVVHPMATILAALMATVDREGDVCGTELGAALAAAVDVATGLGVAAKTPLKFFRPATAGIFGATLGCARLRGFTQAQARNALGYALSFASGTMQAHTEGKPALPVQIANAARSAVMACDLAAAGMEAAEDSIEGPFGYLTLFEDAFDVTPVVTSLGKVFRIAEVSHKPFPTGRAAQGGIVLAKQAKAAGIAPGDIASARLTAPPLIKRLVGRPAQAGMTASYARLCYQYSGALTLIDGHVGLKDFSAEALAREDVAALGRKIEVVDDGQTNPAAFTPQVLTLTLTSGETREFTINSLFGAPADPLSPEQNEAKFRECCAFGFGRAREDIEAAMITAVSNLENLVDAGRLSRLASGIME; from the coding sequence ATGAGCGGCGCGGCGGAGGCCTTTGTCAGCCACGCCCTGAGCCTGCGCTGGGAGGCGATGCCGCCTGCGGCGCAGGAGGCGGTGAAGACATTCCTGCTCGACAGCCTGGGCGTTGGCATTGCGGGCGCCGGATCGCCGTTGACCGCCAATGTGCGCCAGGCGGCGCTGGCCTGGGCGGGCGCGGGCGACGCGCATGTGTGGGGGCAGGGCAGTTACCGGACGAGCGCGGCGAATGCGGCATTCGTCAACGGCTTCCAGATCCACTGCCAGGAATTTGACTGCGTGCACGAGCCTGCCGTGGTGCATCCGATGGCGACCATCCTTGCCGCGCTGATGGCGACGGTGGACCGGGAAGGCGATGTGTGCGGGACGGAACTCGGCGCGGCGCTGGCCGCCGCCGTGGACGTGGCGACGGGCCTTGGCGTGGCGGCAAAAACGCCGCTGAAATTTTTCCGTCCGGCCACGGCAGGAATTTTTGGCGCGACGCTGGGCTGCGCCCGGCTGCGCGGCTTTACGCAGGCGCAGGCGCGCAACGCGCTGGGATATGCTCTTTCTTTCGCGTCGGGCACGATGCAGGCGCACACCGAAGGCAAGCCGGCGCTGCCGGTGCAGATTGCGAACGCCGCGCGCAGCGCGGTGATGGCATGCGACCTGGCCGCCGCGGGCATGGAAGCGGCAGAAGACAGTATTGAGGGACCGTTCGGATACCTCACCCTGTTTGAAGATGCGTTTGACGTGACGCCGGTGGTTACCTCGCTCGGCAAGGTGTTCCGCATTGCGGAAGTGAGCCACAAGCCTTTCCCGACGGGCCGCGCCGCGCAGGGCGGCATCGTGCTGGCCAAGCAGGCAAAGGCGGCAGGCATTGCGCCCGGCGATATCGCTTCTGCACGGCTGACAGCGCCGCCGCTGATCAAGCGGCTGGTGGGGCGCCCGGCGCAGGCGGGCATGACGGCGAGCTATGCGCGGCTCTGCTATCAATATTCCGGCGCGCTGACGCTGATTGACGGGCATGTGGGCCTGAAGGACTTTTCCGCCGAGGCGCTGGCGCGCGAGGACGTGGCCGCGCTGGGCCGTAAAATTGAAGTGGTGGATGATGGGCAGACGAACCCGGCAGCCTTCACGCCGCAGGTACTGACACTGACGCTGACGAGCGGCGAGACGCGTGAGTTCACCATCAACTCCCTGTTCGGGGCGCCAGCGGACCCGCTGAGCCCGGAGCAGAATGAAGCAAAGTTCCGCGAATGCTGTGCCTTCGGCTTTGGCAGAGCGCGCGAAGACATTGAGGCGGCGATGATTACCGCTGTGAGCAACCTTGAAAATCTTGTCGATGCCGGGCGCCTGTCGCGTCTTGCATCTGGTATAATGGAGTAA
- a CDS encoding enoyl-CoA hydratase/isomerase family protein: MSQPIRLDIAAPLAEIVLNKPERRNALSVEMWAAIPALVAQANADPNVKLILIHGGDAGAFAAGADISEFETIYATEESAKASGQRIADALDAIENSAKPVIAAIEGACVGGGVSLAMAADLRVAGAGAKFGVTPGKLGLVYPAGDTRRLLAAIGPGATKDILFTGRIFAAEEAKSLGLIDRLVDAGSALEAARAWASDIAAISQWSVRATKQMIRGLQNGWAEETPEAQSLFLNGFSNEDFQEGYRAFLDKRPARFTYR, from the coding sequence ATGAGCCAACCCATCCGCCTCGACATTGCTGCCCCCCTCGCCGAAATCGTGCTGAACAAGCCCGAACGCCGCAACGCACTCTCAGTCGAGATGTGGGCCGCTATTCCCGCCCTCGTGGCGCAGGCCAATGCCGATCCGAACGTGAAGCTCATCCTCATCCATGGCGGCGACGCCGGAGCCTTCGCGGCCGGCGCCGACATCTCCGAATTCGAAACGATCTACGCCACCGAAGAATCCGCCAAGGCCTCCGGCCAGCGCATCGCTGACGCGCTCGACGCCATCGAGAACAGCGCCAAGCCCGTCATCGCTGCCATCGAAGGCGCCTGCGTCGGCGGCGGCGTCAGCCTCGCCATGGCAGCGGACCTGCGCGTCGCGGGCGCTGGCGCAAAGTTCGGCGTCACGCCCGGCAAGCTCGGCCTCGTCTACCCAGCCGGCGACACGCGCCGCCTCCTCGCCGCTATCGGCCCCGGCGCCACGAAAGACATCCTCTTCACCGGCCGCATCTTTGCCGCCGAGGAAGCCAAATCCCTCGGCCTGATCGACCGCCTGGTCGATGCCGGCTCCGCGCTCGAAGCCGCCCGCGCATGGGCCAGCGACATCGCCGCCATCTCGCAATGGTCCGTCCGCGCCACGAAGCAGATGATCCGTGGACTGCAAAATGGATGGGCAGAGGAAACGCCAGAGGCCCAAAGCCTCTTCCTCAACGGTTTCTCCAATGAGGATTTCCAGGAAGGCTACCGGGCGTTCCTCGATAAACGCCCGGCCAGGTTCACCTATCGCTGA